One genomic segment of Mytilus trossulus isolate FHL-02 chromosome 4, PNRI_Mtr1.1.1.hap1, whole genome shotgun sequence includes these proteins:
- the LOC134714686 gene encoding uncharacterized protein LOC134714686 isoform X2, producing MDLKHVIFLVFLIVPAVSDSIFDDWFDFDFDSSEEVNDFYPVIDDDLWPTMRYSTGVCYFRLDQTYHPREFVATIKLDSMTLDMTAKNYQTFNRDALGMEYKLTNLRTQYKGFRCVRFKISHFGWRVPNYWCYMSTGPTNLPPTTPSLTSTSTSPPLTSTSTSPPLTSTPTSPPLTSTSTSPPVTSTSTKSTSKSSTPVPTTTSTTQPSTTTEPTTQPSSSTSTTTTTSATTTINTTPSYSSSTVTTVVTPTIPPTTLPTTTIEPIKTTSTRTTTPVSSTSTTHKPSPTTTMSITSTTQKTSPTTLRTSTTTSTKVTLPTRPPPPEPA from the exons aTGGATTTAAAGCACGTGATATTTTTGGTTTTCTTGATTGTACCTGCTGTGTCTGATTCTATCTTCGATGATTGGTTTGATTTTGATTTCGATTCCAGTGAAGAAGTAAATGACTTTTACCCAGTCATAGATGATGACTTATGGCCTACTATGAGATATTCGACAGGAGTATGTTATTTCAGGTTGGATCAAACCTATCATCCCAGAGAATTTGTGGCAACTATTAAATTGGATTCGATGACGTTGGATATGACG gcaaaaaattatcaaacttTCAACCGAGATGCTCTTGGAATGGAatacaagttaacaaatttgcGAACTCAGTACAAGGGATTTCGATGTGTAAGATTTAAAATTTCGcattttggatggagagttccAAATTATTGGTGTTATATGTCAACTGGACCAACAAATCTACCTCCAACTACACCATCATTGACATCAACATCAACTTCACCACCATTGACATCAACATCAACTTCACCACCATTGACATCAACACCAACTTCACCACCATTGACATCAACATCAACTTCACCACCTGTAACATCAACATCGACTAAATCCACTTCAAAATCATCTACACCAGTTCCAACAACGACGTCAACTACTCAACCATCCACAACAACAGAGCCAACTACACAACCTTCATCATCGACATCAACAACGACGACGACGTCGGCAACAACAACAATCAATACGACGCCATCATATAGTTCATCAACAGTTACAACAGTGGTAACACCTACAATCCCACCGACAACTTTACCAACAACCACTATTGAACCAATAAAAACAACTTCAACAAGGACAACAACACCCGTGTCAAGTACTTCAACTACACATAAACCATCACCAACCACAACTATGTCCATCACTTcaacaacacagaaaacatCTCCAACCACGCTGAGGACTTCAACTACAACTTCAACAAAGGTTACATTACCAACAAGACCACCACCACCAGAGCCAGCATAA
- the LOC134714686 gene encoding uncharacterized protein LOC134714686 isoform X1, whose product MMDLKHVIFLVFLIVPAVSDSIFDDWFDFDFDSSEEVNDFYPVIDDDLWPTMRYSTGVCYFRLDQTYHPREFVATIKLDSMTLDMTAKNYQTFNRDALGMEYKLTNLRTQYKGFRCVRFKISHFGWRVPNYWCYMSTGPTNLPPTTPSLTSTSTSPPLTSTSTSPPLTSTPTSPPLTSTSTSPPVTSTSTKSTSKSSTPVPTTTSTTQPSTTTEPTTQPSSSTSTTTTTSATTTINTTPSYSSSTVTTVVTPTIPPTTLPTTTIEPIKTTSTRTTTPVSSTSTTHKPSPTTTMSITSTTQKTSPTTLRTSTTTSTKVTLPTRPPPPEPA is encoded by the exons AT gaTGGATTTAAAGCACGTGATATTTTTGGTTTTCTTGATTGTACCTGCTGTGTCTGATTCTATCTTCGATGATTGGTTTGATTTTGATTTCGATTCCAGTGAAGAAGTAAATGACTTTTACCCAGTCATAGATGATGACTTATGGCCTACTATGAGATATTCGACAGGAGTATGTTATTTCAGGTTGGATCAAACCTATCATCCCAGAGAATTTGTGGCAACTATTAAATTGGATTCGATGACGTTGGATATGACG gcaaaaaattatcaaacttTCAACCGAGATGCTCTTGGAATGGAatacaagttaacaaatttgcGAACTCAGTACAAGGGATTTCGATGTGTAAGATTTAAAATTTCGcattttggatggagagttccAAATTATTGGTGTTATATGTCAACTGGACCAACAAATCTACCTCCAACTACACCATCATTGACATCAACATCAACTTCACCACCATTGACATCAACATCAACTTCACCACCATTGACATCAACACCAACTTCACCACCATTGACATCAACATCAACTTCACCACCTGTAACATCAACATCGACTAAATCCACTTCAAAATCATCTACACCAGTTCCAACAACGACGTCAACTACTCAACCATCCACAACAACAGAGCCAACTACACAACCTTCATCATCGACATCAACAACGACGACGACGTCGGCAACAACAACAATCAATACGACGCCATCATATAGTTCATCAACAGTTACAACAGTGGTAACACCTACAATCCCACCGACAACTTTACCAACAACCACTATTGAACCAATAAAAACAACTTCAACAAGGACAACAACACCCGTGTCAAGTACTTCAACTACACATAAACCATCACCAACCACAACTATGTCCATCACTTcaacaacacagaaaacatCTCCAACCACGCTGAGGACTTCAACTACAACTTCAACAAAGGTTACATTACCAACAAGACCACCACCACCAGAGCCAGCATAA
- the LOC134714687 gene encoding mucin-2-like, with protein sequence MKWLTLSVILAIPTVHCFYGEFIEFVEDLPLQYQTGECKFTSNEYYRPGELGIQVLLDKQVLDFYTLGYFKYGTEYKGFLQNLINIKHVYPGNNIIRYATSYFGRRYLHAKCFATPFYSHPNTTPIPTTSTKPTTKLTTSTTTPVTTTSKPITTKSTTTSAITKPTTTTTTKPTTTSTATTTQLTTTTTEPTTTEPTTTTTEPTTTTTEPTTTTTTEPTSMTTTTEPTTRTTTTEPTTTSEQTTTTKPTTTTTEPTTTIATEPTTTTTTEPTTITTTEPTTITTKPTTTTTDQTTTTTTEPTTTTTEQTTITTTELTTTTTTKPTTTAMEPTTTTTMEPTTTKTTEPTTTTNESTTTTTDETTITTTELTTTTTTKPTTTTTEPTTKTTDQTTITTKELTTTTTTKPTTTAMEPTTTTTMEPTTTKTTEPTTTTTKPTTTTTKPTTTATIPTTTTTTEPTTTTTIESTTSEPTTTTTTEPTIATTTKPTTTTAEPTTTTTTKPTTTTTTKPTTTTTTEPTTSTTPTQTQPTTTTKSTTTTELTITSTTDPTTPTLPTRKPPPEPAR encoded by the exons aTGAAGTGGTTGACATTGAGTGTGATATTGGCTATTCCAACCGTTCACTGTTTTTACGGAGAGTTTATTGAGTTTGTGGAAGATTTACCATTACAATACCAAACAGGAGAATGCAAGTTTACCTCGAATGAATATTACAGACCAGGTGAACTAGGAATCCAGGTACTCTTGGATAAGCAAGTATTAGACTTCTAT ACATTGGGTTATTTCAAATATGGAACAGAATATAAAGGATTTCTAcagaatttaataaatattaaacatgtcTATCCTGGGAATAATATAATAAGATATGCGACAAGTTATTTCGGTAGAAGATATCTGCATGCGAAATGTTTTGCAACACCATTTTACTCTCATCCAAATACAACACCGATACCAACTACCTCGACTAAAccaacaacaaaattaacaaccaGCACAACTACACCGGTAACAACTACAAGCAAACCTATCACAACAAAATCGACAACTACTTCAGCTATCACCAAACCGACAACTACTACAACAACAAAACCGACCACTACTTCTACTGCTACTACCACACAGCTGACAACAACTACGACTGAGCCGACAACAACGGAACCGACTACTACAACCACTGAGCCAACAACGACTACTACAGAGCcgacaacaacaacaacaacggaACCGACTTCTATGACAACTACTACAGAGCCGACAACCAGAACTACAACAACGGAACCGACCACTACTTCTGAGCAAACAACAACTACCAAGCCAACAACTACAACAACTGAGCCGACAACAACTATAGCAACTGAACCGACAACAACTACAACAACAGAACCGACCACGATAACAACAACAGAACCGACCACGATAACAACGAAACCGACAACTACAACAACGGACCAGACCACTACAACAACAACGGAACCGACTACTACAACAACTGAGCAGACAACAATTACAACAACAGAACTGACAACAACTACAACAACGAAACCGACCACTACAGCAATGGAACCGACAACCACAACAACAATGGAACCGACAACCACAAAAACAACGGAACCGACCACTACAACAAACGAATCGACTACTACAACAACTGATGAGACAACAATTACAACAACAGAACTGACAACAACTACAACAACGAAACCGACCACTACAACAACAGAACCGACTACTAAAACAACTGACCAGACAACAATTACAACAAAAGAACTGACAACAACTACAACAACGAAACCGACCACTACAGCAATGGAACCGACAACCACAACAACAATGGAACCGACAACCACAAAAACAACGGAACCGACCACTACAACAACGAAACCGACAACTACAACAACGAAACCGACAACTACAGCAACGATCCCGACCACTACAACAACAACTGAGCCGACAACAACTACAACAATAGAATCTACAACATCTGAACCGACAACAACTACAACAACGGAACCGACAATCGCAACAACAACGAAACCGACCACTACAACAGCTGAACCGACAACAACTACGACAACGAAACCGACAACAACTACAACAACGAAACCGACAACAACTACAACCACTGAGCCGACAACATCTACTACACCAACACAGACACAAcccacaacaacaacaaaatctaCCACAACAACCGAATTGACAATTACTTCGACTACTGACCCTACAACACCAACTTTGCCAACAAGAAAACCACCACCAGAACCAGCACGATGA